A stretch of Carnobacteriaceae bacterium zg-C25 DNA encodes these proteins:
- a CDS encoding protein jag, with protein MNTITMTAATVELAIENGLKKLNASREDVIIVVLQENKKGFLGFGQKEAIVSLTVKPKSFEQNETIVEKSVKSVEKDVKLTEKVVEEKKVSTTTQKTVEATPQPTHHHKVDANEKYKEVVTYLVNISKEYGADITVDVKETSKKLIFQIETAKAGLLIGKYGKIINALQVLTQTMVYREDEKAPMVIVNIGDYRQKREEKLKEMADRTAKKVLRTRQAVYLEPLPAFERKIVHARISRYDQLVTQSEGKEPHRYLKVEFNQKPF; from the coding sequence ATGAATACAATTACAATGACAGCAGCAACTGTCGAATTAGCAATTGAAAATGGTTTAAAAAAATTAAATGCTTCTCGCGAAGATGTGATTATTGTTGTGTTACAAGAAAATAAAAAAGGTTTTTTAGGTTTTGGTCAAAAAGAGGCTATTGTCTCATTAACCGTTAAACCAAAATCATTTGAACAAAATGAAACAATTGTAGAAAAATCAGTAAAATCAGTTGAAAAAGATGTTAAATTAACTGAAAAAGTTGTTGAAGAAAAAAAGGTTTCAACAACTACTCAAAAAACAGTTGAGGCAACACCACAACCGACACATCATCATAAAGTTGATGCTAATGAAAAATATAAAGAAGTTGTTACTTATTTAGTGAATATTTCAAAAGAATACGGTGCGGATATTACAGTTGATGTAAAAGAAACATCTAAAAAATTAATTTTCCAAATTGAAACGGCTAAAGCTGGTTTATTAATTGGAAAATACGGTAAAATCATTAACGCTTTACAAGTGTTGACACAAACAATGGTGTATCGTGAAGATGAAAAAGCGCCAATGGTTATTGTAAATATTGGTGATTATCGTCAAAAACGTGAAGAAAAATTAAAAGAGATGGCTGATCGTACAGCAAAAAAAGTGCTTCGTACACGCCAAGCGGTTTATTTAGAACCACTACCAGCATTTGAACGTAAAATTGTTCATGCACGTATTAGTAGATACGATCAATTGGTAACACAATCAGAAGGTAAAGAACCACATCGCTATTTAAAAGTGGAATTTAATCAAAAACCTTTTTAA